Proteins from a genomic interval of Osmia bicornis bicornis chromosome 11, iOsmBic2.1, whole genome shotgun sequence:
- the LOC114875931 gene encoding elongation factor Ts, mitochondrial, which yields MIPRQLFRTIHTNYLLCYGSKKTLLSKLRKKTGYTFVNCKKALEIHENDMEKAEQWLNEQAQAQGWVQATKLQSRITSQGLIAMITNDKYGALVEINCETDFVARNNKFHDLAETVLNTVLKQGMSLEQSSLVNKTMLDPESINELVANDGKSLGDHSALTIGTVGENINIRRAMCMSVQPGVYLYGCTHPAPLNPLPSSYGRYGALVALKSNKKNEVLGMQLCQHVIGMNPIRVGDTKVDTPNENIDDEHIMLYQEFLLDPSLSVQQLLQSEQAEILDFVRFEMGETFNNKQALDSVETCG from the exons ATGATTCCACGTCAATTATTTCGCACCAtacatacaaattatttactttGCTATGGATCAAAAAAGACATTATTGAGCAAGTTACGCAAGAAAACTGGCTACACATTCGTGAACTGTAAAAAGGCATTAGAAATACATGAAAATGACATGGAAAAA GCTGAACAATGGCTGAATGAACAAGCTCAAGCCCAGGGTTGGGTTCAAGCAACAAAATTACAATCCAGAATAACTTCCCAAGGATTAATAGCAATGATTACTAATGACAAATATGGAGCACTTGTGGAAATAAACTGTGAGACAGATTTTGTTGCAAGAAACAACAAGTTTCATGATCTAGCAGAAACTGTACTTAACACTGTGTTAAAACAAGGAATGTCGCTTGAACAGAGTTCACTGGTCAATAAAACCATGTTGGATCCAGAGTCTATAAATGAGTTGGTTGCAAATGATGGTAAAAGCTTAGGTGACCATTCTGCTTTAACTATTGGAACTGTGggagaaaatattaatataagaCGCGCAATGTGCATGAGTGTTCAACCAGGTGTATATTTATATGGTTGCACTCATCCTGCTCCTTTAAATCCATTACCGTCGTCTTATGGACGGTATGGGGCACTGGTGGCTTTAAAGTCTAACAAGAAAAACGAAGTTTTAGGAATGCAACTTTGCCAACATGTTATTG GTATGAACCCAATCAGGGTTGGAGATACAAAAGTTGATACACCCAATGAAAACATAGATGATGAAcatattatgttatatcaaGAATTCTTACTTGATCCTTCTTTATCTGTCCAACAGTTGTTGCAAAGTGAACAAGCTGAAATTTTGGATTTCGTACGTTTCGAAATGGGTGAAACATTTAACAACAAACAAGCATTAGATTCCGTGGAAACTTGTGGTTGA